The following proteins are co-located in the Dromiciops gliroides isolate mDroGli1 chromosome 2, mDroGli1.pri, whole genome shotgun sequence genome:
- the MFAP1 gene encoding microfibrillar-associated protein 1, with the protein MSVPSALMKQPPIHSTAGAVPVRNEKGEISMEKVKVKRYVSGKRPDYAPMESSDEEDEEFQFIKKAKEQEAEPEEQEEDSPSDPRLRRLQNRINEDVEERLARHRKIVEPEVVGESDSEVEGDARRMEREDSSEEEEEEIDDEEIEWRRGMMRQRAQERKNEEMEVMEVEDEGHSGEESESESEYEEYTDSEDEMEPRLKPVFIRKKDRVTVQEREAEALKQKELEQEAKRLAEERRKYTLKIVEEETKKELEENKRSLAALDALNTDDENDEEEYEAWKVRELKRIKRDREDREAIEKEKAEIERMRNLTEEERRAELRANGKVITNKAVKGKYKFLQKYYHRGAFFMDEDEEVYKRDFSAPTLEDHFNKTILPKVMQVKNFGRSGRTKYTHLVDQDTTSFDSAWGQESAQNTKFFKQKAAGVRDVFERPSAKKRKTT; encoded by the exons ATGTCGGTCCCGAGCGCCCTCATGAAGCAGCCCCCCATTCATTCCACGGCTGGGGCCGTCCCAGTTCGCAATGAGAAAG GGGAGATTTCAATGGAGAAGGTGAAGGTAAAACGTTATGTGTCTGGGAAGAGGCCTGACTACGCGCCTATGGAGTCCTCAGATGAGGAGGATGAAGAATTTCAGTTCATCAAGAAAGCCAAGGAGCAAGAAGCGGAGCCTGAAGAACAGGAAGAGGATTCACCTAGCGATCCTCGGCTTCGGCGTTTGCAGAACCGAATCAATGAAGATGTTGAAGAAAG GTTGGCCCGGCATCGGAAAATAGTAGAGCCTGAAGTGGTGGGAGAAAGTGATTCTGAAGTAGAAGGAGATGCGAGGCgaatggagagagaagacagtagtgaggaagaagaggaagaaattgatGATGAG GAAATTGAGTGGCGTCGTGGCATGATGCGCCAGCGAGCACAGgagaggaaaaatgaggaaatggaagtcaTGGAAGTGGAAGATGAAGGGCATTCAGGTGAAGAATCAGAATCTGAATCTGAATATGAAGAATATACAGACAGTGAGGATGAAATGGAACCCCGACTCAAGCCAGTCTTCATTCGAAA GAAGGACCGGGTAACAGTTCAAGAGCGTGAGGCAGAAGCACTAAAGCAGAAGGAGTTGGAGCAGGAGGCAAAACGTCTGGCTGAGGAGAGGCGCAAGTATACACTCAAG ATTGTGGAagaggagacaaagaaggaaCTGGAAGAAAACAAACGTTCCCTGGCTGCCCTCGATGCACTCAATACAGATGATGAGAATGATGAGGAGGAATATGAGGCGTGGAAAGTTCGGGAGCTAAAAAGAATCAAACGGGACAGAGAGGATAGAGAAGC GATTGAGAAGGAGAAAGCAGAGATTGAACGCATGAGAAACCTGACGGAAGAGGAAAGACGAGCTGAACTCCGAGCAAACGGCAAAGTTATTACCAACAAAGCTGTTAAGGGCAAATACAAGTTCTTGCAGAAGTACTATCATCGGGGTGCTTTCTTCATG gatgaagatgaagaagtatACAAGAGAGATTTCAGTGCTCCCACCCTGGAGGATCATTTCAATAAGACAATTCTACCCAAAGTTATGCAG GTCAAGAACTTTGGAAGGTCCGGCAGAACCAAATACACCCACCTTGTGGATCAAGACACCACTTCCTTTGATTCAGCTTGGGGTCAAGAGAGTGCCCAAAATACCAAGTTTTTCAAGCAAAAAGCAGCTGGAGTGCGAGATGTATTTGAGAGGCCATCTGCCAAGAAGAGGAAAACTACTTAG